The genome window TCTTCGCCGCTCTTGGCGTGCGACTTGAGGATGGAGAAGATGACGTCCTGTTTGCGTGATCGCGTACCCTCGATGCCCATGCCCTGGGCAATCTTGATGAGGTCGGAAGCGGGTTTCTGTTTGAGTTCTGTTAGATTCATAAGCGTTTTTAGTCGTATTGGGTTGCTGGAAAGGCGCCACTGAAAGAAAGGCAGTGGCGGTTAGCGGCACATTACTGTTGCGGTAATGTTGTCGGGATGGTTAATGCCCTGGCTGGTAATGATCTCCGGGGTTTGTTCAGTGTGCAGCTGTCAGGCAGCACGTTACAGGTTTGTATCAATGAAGGCGGTCAGCTGTGATTTGGACAGTGCGCCCACCTTGGTCGCCTCAACATTGCCATCCTTGAATAACATCAGGGTTGGAATGCCGCGGATACCGTACTTGGGTGGCGTCTGCGGATTGTCATCGATGTTTAATTTGGCAATCTTGATTTTGCCTTCATACTCTTCGGCAATTTCGGTCAGGATGGGTGCAATCATCTTGCAGGGACCACACCATTCAGCCCAGTAATCCACTAACACAGGTTTGGGTGAATCAAGGACTTCGTTTTGGAAGGATTCGTCAGTTAAATAAACGATATTATCGCTCACGCTTTGGGCCTCCTGACCGCAATACAAAATGGAATACAAATTTGGGATGTCGAGTTTGAATGGGTCTGTTAAGACGACTTCATCTACTTCGCGGGAAGCTGTTGGTTTACCGGTTTTCTGCCGTCAACCAACCATCCGCTGTACAGTAATTCTAATTTCAGCCCAAAAACCGTTCGATTGCAAGCCCAAATTCGGGATAAACGCGAATAAATTCGTTATGCTGCATACCTATGACTGATACTCACTTAAGCGAAATTCTCTACAGCAGCTTTGATTTGCCCGATAAACTTGCTCAAGGCATTGAGGATGCGGGCTTTTTAGCATGTACTCCTATACAGGAAAAGACCTTGCCGTTAACGCTGAAAGGCGAGGACGTCGCAGGTCAGGCGCAAACAGGCACCGGTAAGACTGCGGCATTCCTGATTGCAACCTTCAATCATTTACTGACTCACCCGCCCGCGGAAGGCCGCAAGCCAACCCAGGCGCGCGCACTCATTCTTGCACCGACCCGCGAACTGGCAATCCAGATTCATCGCGACGCGATGATACTTGGGCAGCATACCGGGCTGCGGCTCGGTATTGCCTACGGTGGTACGGATTACGAAAAACAGCGTAGCTATATATCCGAAGGCGTTGACGTACTGATCGGTACACCGGGCCGTATTATCGATTACTTCAAGCAGCATGTATTTGATCTGAAGCAGGCGCAGGTAGTAGTGTTGGACGAGGCGGACCGCATGTTCGATCTTGGCTTTATCAAGGATGTGCGCTACCTGCTGCGACAATGTCCGCCACCGGACCAACGGCTTGGACTGCTGTTCTCGGCAACGTTGTCGCACCGTGTCAACGAACTGGCCTACGAGCACATGAACAGCCCGCAACTGGTGAAGGTCGAGACCGAGCAGGTAACGGCTGACAAGGTGAGGCAGGTGCTGTATCACACCGCCAATGATGAAAAGATTCCGTTGTTGCTGGGTTTGATGGGACGTATTGACGCGCAACGCTCCATTGTATTCGTCAATACCAAGCGCGATGCGGAAAAAGTGTGGAGCTTTCTCGAGGGTAATGACTTCAAGGCGGCCATACTTTCCGGTGATGTTCCCCAGAACAAGCGTCAGACATTGCTGAAGAAATTTCAGGACGGTGAACTGGCTGTGCTGGTGGCAACCGATGTGGCGGCGCGTGGATTACACATTCCGGATGTAAGTCATGTATTCAATTATGACCTGCCGCAAGAGGCTGAGGATTACGTGCACCGTATCGGTCGAACCGCCCGGCTTGGCGCTGAGGGTGATGCCATTACGTTTGCCTGTGAGCGATTCGTCTACTCGTTACCTGATATTGAGCGTTATATAGGGCACAGCATCCCGGTAGAGCGCGTAACGGATGATATGCTGGCGAAGCCCAAACCACCGGTAAGACGACCCCAGCGCAAGGCGCCACCAGGGCGCGGACGAAGTGGCGGTGATGGAAGGGGATCATCCAGCAGGAGTAGAGGTGGTGGCCGACGCTCGGCATCCTGAATGCTATACACAGGTTTATAGTATTGAACGACATGCGGTAATTTATGTCAAAATTGGGCTAAAATCAGAAAGTCCGGTAAAATCAAGATATTTAGCCACGATCGTTTAAGTTCTTTACCATCCGGCCGCGTTTAATTGTTCAGGGATATTGTGAAGCTATAAACCCATGGTAAGTCTCACGCTTCCACAGAATGCGTTCAAGCCTCCGTTTAATGCGGGGCAGATTTCGTTATTCATCAAAATTATCAATGGGTTGCTTGTTGTCTGGCTGGCATGGCAACTTGCCGGCCTGAGTTGGCTGCTTGTTCCTTCCTCGCCCAGGAATGAGGTCACAACGGTGACATCTGATCTGCAGCCGGTACAGCGCAGGCAGACTGCATCCAATGAGAAGGAACTGGCCAGCTGGCATTTGTTTGGTGTGGCGGGACAACAGGCTGTCACGAAAAAATCCACCCCTCTCAGCGCCCCTGAGACTCGA of Thiogranum longum contains these proteins:
- the trxA gene encoding thioredoxin TrxA, giving the protein MSDNIVYLTDESFQNEVLDSPKPVLVDYWAEWCGPCKMIAPILTEIAEEYEGKIKIAKLNIDDNPQTPPKYGIRGIPTLMLFKDGNVEATKVGALSKSQLTAFIDTNL
- a CDS encoding DEAD/DEAH box helicase — encoded protein: MTDTHLSEILYSSFDLPDKLAQGIEDAGFLACTPIQEKTLPLTLKGEDVAGQAQTGTGKTAAFLIATFNHLLTHPPAEGRKPTQARALILAPTRELAIQIHRDAMILGQHTGLRLGIAYGGTDYEKQRSYISEGVDVLIGTPGRIIDYFKQHVFDLKQAQVVVLDEADRMFDLGFIKDVRYLLRQCPPPDQRLGLLFSATLSHRVNELAYEHMNSPQLVKVETEQVTADKVRQVLYHTANDEKIPLLLGLMGRIDAQRSIVFVNTKRDAEKVWSFLEGNDFKAAILSGDVPQNKRQTLLKKFQDGELAVLVATDVAARGLHIPDVSHVFNYDLPQEAEDYVHRIGRTARLGAEGDAITFACERFVYSLPDIERYIGHSIPVERVTDDMLAKPKPPVRRPQRKAPPGRGRSGGDGRGSSSRSRGGGRRSAS